The following coding sequences lie in one Zingiber officinale cultivar Zhangliang chromosome 2B, Zo_v1.1, whole genome shotgun sequence genomic window:
- the LOC122048760 gene encoding glycine--tRNA ligase, chloroplastic/mitochondrial 2-like: MCCSLARQCAQLWLKTQEALGHPLGFSKENDLLFQNIPNSQLQKVLERPGAFVLEIGTEEMPPHDVVEASNQLRSLTVEYLKKRRLSCGEVSSYGTPRRLVVRTRSSK; this comes from the exons ATGTGTTGCAGTCTTGCTCGGCAATGTGCTCAACTTTGGTTGAAGACACAGGAAGCTCTTGGGCACCCATTAGGATTTTCCAAGGAAAATGATCTCTTGTTTCAAAATATTCCAAATTCCCAATTGCAGAAG GTATTGGAACGTCCTGGAGCATTTGTTCTTGAGATTGGCACTGAAGAGATGCCTCCTCATGATGTAGTTGAAGCAAGTAACCAG CTTAGAAGTCTCACTGTGGAGTACCTGAAAAAAAGAAGACTGAGTTGTGGAGAAGTTTCATCATATGGTACACCACGCCGACTTGTGGTAAGAACTCGAAGCTCGAAATGA
- the LOC122048761 gene encoding ABSCISIC ACID-INSENSITIVE 5-like protein 7 encodes MGLVSSDRGQGALPEHHNMNIDELLTSVMGAAGGQPMLHRRKWSDLPDQQMIVHEFGESAALDEFLIRSGGINLNAPAASSSKLLGVDPVEVVQRQQQQQEQWLQYQLHANQQQQHNLAMLSAGLLDSAGLAEAQQLLMQAAPQAMDHSFMESSATSEAPKAVGKRCMDERKQKRMLKNRESAARSRARKQAYVRRLEEELEHLKKTNHMLRKQYWFFTQPANCNLERTKGPSSV; translated from the exons ATGGGGTTGGTTTCGTCCGACAGAGGCCAAGGAGCGCTGCCGGAGCACCACAACATGAACATAGATGAGCTCCTAACGTCGGTGATGGGCGCAGCCGGCGGCCAGCCGATGCTGCACAGGAGAAAATGGTCGGACCTGCCGGATCAGCAGATGATCGTGCATGAATTCGGGGAATCGGCTGCGCTGGACGAATTCCTGATCCGGTCCGGCGGAATCAACCTTAATGCCCCGGCGGCGTCGTCGTCGAAGCTTTTGGGCGTGGATCCGGTGGAGGTGGTGCAgaggcagcagcagcagcaggagcagTGGCTCCAGTACCAATTGCACGCCAACCAGCAGCAGCAGCACAATTTGGCGATGCTCAGCGCGGGCCTTCTGGATTCGGCGGGGCTGGCCGAGGCCCAGCAGCTTCTTATGCAGGCAGCGCCGCAAGCGATGGATCACTCCTTCATGGAGTCGAGCGCCACCAGCGAGGCGCCAAAGGCTGTGGGGAAGCGGTGCATGGACGAGAGGAAGCAGAAGAGGATGCTAAAGAATCGAGAGTCGGCGGCACGGTCCAGGGCGAGAAAGCAA GCGTACGTGAGGCGGTTGGAGGAAGAGCTGGAGCACTTGAAGAAGACGAACCATATGCTCCGGAAGcag TACTGGTTCTTCACACAACCTGCAAACTGCAATTTAGAAAGAACCAAGGGGCCATCTTCAGTCTGA